The following coding sequences lie in one Dehalobacter sp. 12DCB1 genomic window:
- the mltG gene encoding endolytic transglycosylase MltG has translation MRRKRRKAPVRKKIYTIGIILVVLLVLLAGGTWWSGNLKPVSDSSDKVAFVLEPGMNASEVAAKLETDHLIRQASVFRQLCRINKADSKLVAGLYYLSPSMSSREILDTLMKGPEPEVVRITIPEGYTVAQIVDKLVENSLGTKNEFYDAMERFDQDNYSFLADIPSGENRLEGFLFPDTYFFDKKATPSETIERFLQRFKQELTAETTNRLAERNMSVFEWLIKASLVEKEAKKAEERPLIAGVFENRLKIDMPLESCATIQYILGEVKPVLTIADTQIDSPYNTYRNTGLPPGPIANPGHASLQAALYPKDTDYFFFVAKNDGSHAFAVTYEEHLKNVSIYQ, from the coding sequence GTGAGGAGAAAACGCCGAAAGGCTCCTGTAAGAAAAAAAATCTATACGATTGGCATTATTTTGGTCGTGCTGCTTGTGCTGTTGGCCGGCGGAACATGGTGGTCAGGGAATTTAAAGCCGGTCTCCGATTCTTCCGATAAAGTTGCTTTTGTTCTGGAGCCTGGCATGAATGCCTCTGAAGTTGCGGCCAAGCTTGAAACTGACCATTTAATTCGCCAGGCAAGTGTGTTCCGCCAGTTATGCCGGATTAACAAAGCTGATTCCAAGCTGGTTGCAGGATTATACTATCTTTCACCTTCCATGAGCTCCAGGGAGATCCTGGATACGCTGATGAAAGGACCGGAACCGGAAGTTGTCCGGATTACGATTCCGGAAGGATATACGGTTGCCCAGATTGTCGATAAGCTCGTCGAGAATAGCTTGGGAACGAAGAATGAATTTTATGACGCTATGGAACGATTTGATCAGGATAATTACAGCTTTTTGGCAGATATCCCTTCGGGTGAAAACCGGCTGGAAGGCTTTCTGTTTCCCGACACGTATTTCTTTGATAAAAAGGCTACGCCCTCAGAAACCATTGAACGATTTTTGCAGCGTTTTAAACAGGAGCTGACAGCTGAGACCACGAACCGCCTGGCTGAACGGAATATGTCTGTTTTTGAGTGGCTCATCAAAGCTTCCCTCGTCGAGAAAGAAGCGAAGAAAGCAGAAGAAAGACCGTTGATTGCAGGTGTTTTTGAAAATCGTCTGAAAATTGACATGCCGCTGGAATCCTGCGCAACGATTCAGTATATCTTGGGGGAAGTCAAACCGGTGCTGACTATTGCGGATACCCAGATCGATTCTCCGTATAATACGTACCGGAATACCGGGCTGCCTCCCGGACCGATTGCGAACCCGGGTCATGCTTCTTTACAGGCCGCACTTTACCCGAAAGATACCGACTATTTCTTCTTTGTCGCCAAAAATGACGGGTCACATGCTTTTGCTGTTACCTATGAGGAACATTTAAAAAATGTAAGCATCTATCAATAA
- a CDS encoding DUF1292 domain-containing protein: protein MSDEINKQDDLDDEEVFDVIVLNDDEGNENEFMHLATLEVEGSTYFVLLPVEETEEDEEEAEAIILKLGKDENGEDMLMDIEDDEEWEKVADAWEEMEDEFDEE, encoded by the coding sequence ATGTCCGATGAAATTAATAAGCAAGATGATCTTGATGATGAAGAGGTTTTTGATGTCATTGTCTTAAATGATGACGAAGGAAATGAAAACGAATTCATGCATCTTGCCACCCTCGAAGTTGAAGGCAGTACGTATTTTGTGCTTCTTCCTGTTGAAGAAACAGAAGAAGACGAAGAAGAAGCCGAAGCCATTATTCTGAAGCTTGGCAAAGATGAAAACGGTGAAGACATGCTCATGGATATCGAAGACGATGAGGAATGGGAAAAAGTTGCCGATGCCTGGGAAGAAATGGAAGATGAATTTGACGAAGAATAA
- the ruvX gene encoding Holliday junction resolvase RuvX: MRIMGLDLGEKTIGVAMSDPLGITAQGVEVIRRTGKEKDREELARLIREYEVDEIVLGYPKNMNGTLGERAKLTEVFAEELREEYLLPVKLWDERLSTIGAQRALLEADLSRAKRKKVIDKMAAVFILQGYLNSK; encoded by the coding sequence ATGAGGATAATGGGGCTGGATCTTGGTGAAAAGACGATTGGCGTCGCGATGAGCGATCCGCTGGGTATTACTGCCCAGGGAGTGGAAGTCATAAGAAGAACCGGAAAAGAGAAAGACCGGGAAGAATTAGCCCGCCTGATCCGGGAGTACGAGGTGGATGAAATTGTCCTGGGATATCCGAAGAATATGAATGGGACACTCGGTGAAAGAGCGAAGCTGACGGAGGTTTTTGCCGAAGAGCTTCGTGAAGAATATTTACTGCCGGTGAAGTTGTGGGACGAACGGCTGAGCACCATCGGAGCCCAAAGGGCCTTGCTGGAGGCAGATCTGTCCAGAGCAAAGAGGAAAAAAGTCATTGATAAGATGGCGGCAGTATTCATTCTCCAGGGATATCTCAACAGCAAGTGA
- a CDS encoding aldo/keto reductase: MEDGHLLKVKLGLKGPTVSKICFGSLAISSLQGRVSEEQGREILQYALSKGIDWVDTAELYENYSQLKPVLAKNPEMKVVSKSYAVTHQELDASLEKARKELGRDSIDIFLLHEQESHLTLKGHAGAWEGLLGAKARGQVGMIGISTHAVQGVRAGALQPGLDVIHPLINYQGLGIIDGSLEEMLEAIAFAAELGIGIYAMKVFGGGHLAAEPDRAVNFIRSIRGIQAMALGMSSIPEVDYNLALLNEEPISDELRQAVLHREKKLYIADWCQGCGKCVGGCPQNALYLNDGQACLQPERCVLCGYCGRYCPHFCLKII, encoded by the coding sequence TTGGAGGATGGACATTTGCTGAAGGTCAAATTAGGGCTAAAGGGCCCGACGGTATCGAAAATATGTTTTGGCAGCCTCGCGATTTCTTCGCTTCAGGGCAGGGTGAGCGAAGAGCAGGGAAGAGAGATCCTTCAATATGCGCTTTCAAAGGGGATAGACTGGGTCGATACGGCAGAACTCTATGAAAACTATAGTCAGTTAAAACCTGTTCTGGCCAAGAATCCTGAGATGAAAGTTGTATCTAAATCTTATGCGGTGACGCATCAGGAGCTGGATGCGAGTCTAGAGAAAGCCAGAAAGGAACTGGGCAGGGATTCTATTGATATTTTTCTGCTTCATGAGCAGGAAAGCCATCTAACACTCAAAGGACATGCCGGGGCCTGGGAAGGACTGCTTGGGGCAAAGGCCAGGGGTCAGGTCGGGATGATCGGAATCTCGACACACGCGGTCCAAGGGGTGAGAGCAGGGGCTCTTCAGCCGGGTCTTGACGTGATTCACCCGCTCATTAATTACCAGGGCCTCGGCATTATCGACGGAAGTCTTGAGGAGATGCTGGAAGCTATTGCGTTTGCGGCTGAATTGGGTATTGGGATCTATGCGATGAAGGTTTTTGGTGGTGGACACTTGGCGGCTGAACCGGACAGAGCCGTGAATTTTATCCGGAGTATTCGCGGAATTCAGGCGATGGCTTTAGGTATGTCATCAATTCCGGAAGTAGATTATAACCTAGCACTGCTGAACGAGGAACCTATATCCGATGAATTGCGTCAAGCGGTTCTACATCGGGAGAAAAAACTGTACATTGCCGACTGGTGTCAGGGCTGTGGAAAATGCGTCGGCGGCTGCCCACAAAATGCGCTTTATCTAAACGACGGACAGGCTTGCCTGCAGCCGGAAAGATGTGTTTTGTGCGGATACTGCGGCAGATATTGCCCGCATTTCTGTTTGAAGATTATATGA
- a CDS encoding IreB family regulatory phosphoprotein, with protein sequence MSKMEETMMFKSHPGDNSPREILQQVYAALQEKGYDPINQLVGYLMSGDPVYITSHNQARTKIRKLERYELLEELVKFYLRDL encoded by the coding sequence TTGAGTAAGATGGAAGAAACCATGATGTTCAAATCCCATCCAGGTGACAATTCACCGCGGGAAATATTGCAACAGGTTTATGCTGCACTGCAGGAGAAAGGATATGATCCGATCAATCAGTTGGTGGGCTACTTGATGTCCGGAGATCCTGTCTATATTACCAGTCATAATCAGGCCAGAACCAAAATCCGCAAGCTGGAACGTTATGAATTGCTGGAGGAACTGGTAAAATTCTATTTGCGTGATTTATAA